From Cheilinus undulatus linkage group 17, ASM1832078v1, whole genome shotgun sequence, one genomic window encodes:
- the mvb12ba gene encoding multivesicular body subunit 12Ba — MPEVRDLSEALPEMPMDPITGVGVVASRNRAPTGYDVVSTTTDGLDADLWKDGLFKSKVTRYLCFTRVFSKENSHLGNVLVDMKLIDIKDTLPVGFIPIQETVDTQEQAFRKRRLCIKFIPRDSTEAAICDIRILGRSKQAPPQYTFIGELNNMGIWYRMGNVPRAQDLSHTPISNNIQNVNSSSSSNSVPAAPLPKHISMTLPASFRGKNTTRPDYEHQNSNLYAISAMDGVPFMISEKFACASSDLQQIDLMGITIKSLAEIEKEYDYSFRTEHSAAARLPPSPTRTSLSSEA, encoded by the exons ATGCCGGAGGTTCGGGACCTCTCTGAAGCTCTGCCTGAGATGCCCATGGACCCCATCACAGGAGTGGGAGTAGTGGCCTCCAGGAACAGGGCCCCCACTGGTTATGATGTG GTGTCGACAACGACAGACGGTCTGGACGCTGATCTCTGGAAAGACGGCCTCTTCAAATCCAAAGTGACCCGTTACCTCTGCTTCACCAGAGTCTTCTCTAAAGAAAAC AGTCATTTAGGAAACGTTCTGGTGGACATGAAGCTGATCGATATAAAGGACACTCTGCCGGTTGGATTCATCCCCATCCAGGAGACCGTCGACACAC AGGAGCAGGCGTTCAGGAAGAGGCGACTCTGCATCAAGTTTATTCCTCGAGACTCCACAGAAGCTGCCATCTGTGACATCCGCATCCTGGGACGCTCCAAACAGGCGCCCCCTCAGTACACTTTCATAGG GGAGCTGAACAACATGGGGATCTGGTACCGGATGGGGAACGTTCCTCGCGCCCAGGACTTGTCTCACACTCCGATCTCCAACAACATCCAGAACGTGAACTCGTCCTCCAGCTCTAACTCGGTCCCTGCTGCTCCCCTGCCCAA GCACATCTCCATGACTCTCCCAGCGAgcttcagaggaaaaaacacaacgAGACCGGACTACGAGCACCAGAACTCCAACCTGTACGCCATCTCAG CGATGGATGGCGTTCCCTTCATGATCTCTGAGAAGTTCGCCTGTGCCTCATCTGAC ctgcagcagATCGATCTGATGGGAATCACTATCAAGTCTCTGGCTGAGATCGAGAAAGAG TATGACTACAGTTTCCGTACCGAGCACAGCGCCGCTGCTCGCCTCCCCCCCAGTCCAACACGGACCTCCCTGAGCTCCGAGGCCTGA